A genomic region of Arachis stenosperma cultivar V10309 chromosome 9, arast.V10309.gnm1.PFL2, whole genome shotgun sequence contains the following coding sequences:
- the LOC130949583 gene encoding CASP-like protein 2B1 codes for MSYLGVGDCLGIAPAYHSRNLKLLDKRIKIAELVLRFMILGLGVVADVLIGTYSQVKMFFSFEKEAKFTYVKALVFLVVANGLAVGYSLIHGLHCVVSLVKGSVLFNKPLAWAIFSADQVPFYI; via the exons ATGAGTTATTTGGGTGTAGGCGATTGTCTTGGAATAGCTCCAGCGTACCATAGCAGAAACCTGAAATTGTTGGATAAGAGGATCAAGATAGCTGAGTTGGTGTTAAGGTTTATGATTCTTGGTCTTGGAGTTGTTGCAGATGTTCTTATTGGAACTTATTCACAAGTGAAGATGTTTTTCTCCTTTGAGAAGGAAGCTAAATTCACTTATGTTAAGGCTTTGGT ATTCTTAGTAGTTGCTAATGGTTTGGCTGTAGGATACTCTTTGATTCACGGACTCCATTGTGTTGTGAGTTTGGTTAAGGGAAGTGTTCTCTTCAACAAGCCCTTAGCTTGGGCCATTTTCTCTGCTGATCAGGTACCATTTTATATTTGA